The uncultured Mailhella sp. genome segment TATTGGAAAAGTTGCAATAAACACAATACCAATATCAACAAATCAAGATATTCTTGCATTAATAGATATAGATGAAAAAATATGGAACAAAAAGTATTTAATATATGCCATATCTGCAAAAAAAGCATATTTAAATAGCGTTGCTAGAGGGGCTACTATTAAAGGAATAAAAAAAGAAATTTTAGAAAATTTAGAAATTAAAAAAATATCTTTACTAAAACAACAAAAAATTTCAGACACTTTAGATAAAATAAACAATCTATATTTTATCCGCGAACAGCAGCTCTCCAAACTCGACCAGCTCGTCAAATCCCGACTTGTAGGGAAGAAAACCTCCTTGCAGATGGAGGTTGCCGCATGAAATCCTACAAATGGCGAGAAGTGCTTTCTATTGTCAATGGTAAGAATCAAAAATACGTTGAAAACCCAAATGGAACATATCCTATTTATGGAAGTGGAGGTATTATAGGGTATGCGACTGACTTTCTATGTCCTGAAAATTCCATCATATTAGGAAGAAAAGGATCTATCAATAAACCTATTTTTGTAAAAGAAAAATTCTGGAATGTTGATACTGCATTTGGAATTATTCCAAATAAGAATATATTACTACCTCTTTTTCTATATTATTTTTGTATATTTTTTAATTTTGAAAAATTAAATACAACAGTAACAATTCCAAGCCTTACAAAATCTAATCTTTTTGATATAACTATAAACATTCCAGATTTAAAAATACAAACAAAAATTACCAATATTCTTAGCAAAATAGATATAATTATATATCAAAAAACAGTTCAGTTATCAAAATTAGACACTCTCGTTAAATCCCGATTTGTCGAGATGTTTGGAGACCCGGTTAAAAATCCTCTTGGATGGAATACTAGCCCCTTCCTCAGCATGGGATACTGTAAAAACGGCATGAACTTCCACACAGGCGATAGTGGAATAAAAATGCACTGCCTAGGGGTTGGAGATTTTAAAGACTATTCTATTATTGATGGTACAGACCATTTGCCCACGATATCTCTGAAAGAAACACCACCAGAAGAAAGCATGCTACAAGATGGTGATATCCTCTTCGTTCGCTCCAATGGTAATAAAGCTCTTGTCGGTCGTTCTTTGGTTGTTTATCCCCATAATACGCCAACCACTTACAGCGGTTTCTGTATTCGCTATCGTTTAACGAGCTTCGATGTTAATATAACCTATTTATTATGCGTGTTAAAAACAGATTCAATACGAAAAAAAATGATAGGTCGTGGAGCTAATATTCAGAATATTAATCAACAAACTCTTGCTACCTTAGATATTCCTACTCCACCAATAGATCTTCAAGAAAAATTTGCAGCCTTCGTCGAACAGGTCGACAAATCAAAATTGGCAGTGAAGCAGAGCCTTGAAAAATTGGAAACTCTAAAAAAATCTCTGATGCAGGACTATTTCGGCTGATTCCAGATACTATGGCGACACCAAGCACAAGGAGATGCCGCCATGAAAGATCAAATCATCGCTGAAATCGAACGCTCCATGCTGCTCCACCTGGACAATGCCCAGATGGAGCAGCTCCATTTTGTCCTGACTTCTACCCTCTGGAATGTCTCCCTTCTCCCTGTGGAAAAAGAACAACAGGTCAAACATGATCCCGACAATGTCGAACTTGTATCCATGTTTCTTTCTTCAAAAAAAGTTGAAGGATGCAGCGATAAAACTATAAAATATTATAACGCGTGCTTATCTAAACTTTTTTCCTTACTTCCAAAGCAAGCATTCCGCATAACCACAGAAGATTTGCGCCAATATCTTGCAGAATATCAAGTCAACCGATCCTGCAGCAAAACGAATATTGATAACATACGACGAATTCTTTCCAGTTTTTTCGCATGGCTTGAAGATGAATGCTATATTTTAAAAAGTCCTGTTCGGCGTATTCACAAAATACGAACGAACAAACCCATAAAAGAAACTTACTCTGATGAAATGCTGGAAACCATGCGCGATAATTGCGGCAATCTACGCGACCTCGCTATTATTGACCTACTGGCCTCGACAGGAATGAGGGTGGGGGAACTGGTACGCTTGAACAGAGCTGATATCGACTTTGAAAACCGCGAATGCGTAGTGCTCGGAAAAGGCAGCAAAGAACGCCCTGTTTATTTTGATGCCAGAACGAAGATTCACCTGAAAAACTATCTTGCCTCTCGAACAGACGAAAATCCGGCCTTATTTGTTTCTTTGCTCCACCCCTTTAAAAGACTTGAGATAAGCGGCGTGGAGATTCGTCTTCGGCAACTTGGCAGAAGACTGAATATCACCAGAGTGCATCCCCACAAATTCCGCCGAACGCTTGCTACCCGGGCCATCGACAAAGGAATGCCCATTGAACAGGTGCAGCGCCTCCTGGGACATACAAAAATCGACACCACCATGCAATACGCCATGGTTGACCAACAAAACGTCAAACAGGCCCATCGGCGGTTCATCGGCTAATCTCAAATCCCGATTTATCGAGATGTTTGGAGATATGCTTTTAAATACAAAGATGTGGAATAAACAGCCTCTGGAATCAATGGCGGATATTGTTTCGGGCATTACGAAAGGGCGTAAAATCAAAGGACAAAGTATGATAAAAGTCCCATACATGGCTGTATCAAATGTAAAGGATGGCTATATTGATTGGACTACCGTTAAAACTATTGAAGCAACAGAACAGGAAATTGAACAGTATCAGTTATTACCAGATGACGTGTTGATGACAGAAGGTGGCGATCCTGATAAACTCGGTAGAGGGGCCATTATCAAAGAAACTTTAGAAAATTGTATTCATCAAAATCATATATTCCGTGTTCGTTTAAATGAGTCAGTGATTTTGCCGGTTTTCTTTGCAGAGTACTTAAAGCATCAAAAATCTAAGCGTTATTTTATTGGGTGTGCAAAACAGACTACTGGAATTGCAAGCATCAACATGAGGCAATTAAAAGCATTACCGGTCCTACTTCCACCGCTGGCACTACAGGAGCAATTTGCAGCCTTCGTCGAACAGGTCGACAAATCAAAATTTCTTTGTCGGTTTACACTAAAAAAGTTCACGGCTATGATGACCCACAAGAGGAGATGCATGTATGCCTAACTTCGACTTTCTGAACGGCCGCAAAGAGTTCTCCATGTTCGCCGCTTCCGCCATAGAGGCGGAAAAGGTCTTTGCCACGTCGCCCGTCATGTGCGTCATCGGCTGCCGCAAGGCTCTGGAGCTAGCCGTGAAGTGGGTCTACGCTGTCGATAAAAGTATACAGGCTCCCTATAAGGATACCCTCTCCTCGCTCATCCACGAGTACACCTTCAAAAAACAGCTCCCCGGCCTTCTGTTCGACAAAATCAAAGGCATCGTCACGTTCGGCAACATTGCCGTCCATACCAATAAGACCGTTCCTTCCGCTTTTGCCGTGCAGGCATTGAAAAGCCTTTTTGAATTCATTCAATGGGTCGATTATTCCTACGGTAACGACTATAAAATACACACCTTCGATGAACGACTGATTCCCCAAATGCATGTCCTCCTTGATATGCAGAAAATCCGAGAACAGGAAAGTCTGCTCGGCGAAAAAAACGCGGAAATAGAACGCCTCCAGCAGCAGCTTGCCTCATTGGCGGACAAATACACCGAAGAGAAGGAACACAACCGCCAGAGCCGCACCCTCACCATAGAAGACCTTTCCGAGTTCAAGACCCGAAAGATTTATATCGACGCCATGCTCTTCAGCATGAACTGGAAACTGGAAGGGCCGGACAGCGACGTTTCTCAGGAATACGAAGTGGAGGGCATGGCCGACGTTCCCGGTCAGAAGGGCTATGCGGACTATGTACTCTGGGGCAGAGACCACAAACCGCTCGCCGTGGTGGAAGCCAAAAAGGCCTGCAAGGACCCCAATACCGGAAGAACACAGGCCAATCTCTACGCCGACTGTCTCGAACGCCGTTTCGGGCAACGCCCCGTCATGTTCACGACCAACGGATTCGATACCTTTTTCTGGGACGACAAGGGCAGCACCCCGCGGAAGGTAAGCTGCATATTCAGCAGGGCCGACCTGGAAAAAATCATCGAACGGCGCTCATCCAAACTGCCGCTTAAAAGCATCAGCATAAGCGACGACATCACAAACCGCTACTATCAGAAGGCAGCCATCCGCGCTGTATGCGAAGAAATCAGCTGCGGCGTGCGGAAGCATCTTCTCGTCATGGCGACAGGCACCGGCAAAACCAGAACGGCCGCCAGCCTAGTCGATGTACTGAGCCGGGGGCATCACATCACCAACGTGCTCTTCCTCGCCGACAGAACGGCGCTTGTTTCGCAGGCTAAAAAAGACTTCAAAGCGTACCTGCCGAACATGTCGCTCTGCAATCTGTGCACCAACAAAGACGACGCTTCCGCTCGAATCGTTTTCTCCACCTACCCCACCATCGCGAACGCCATCGACCGCTCAAAGCGCGATGACGGCGACATGCTGTTCTCTCCCGCGCGCTTCGACCTTATCATCATCGACGAAAGCCACCGGAGCATCTTCAAAAAATATCGCGCCATCTTTGAATACTTCGACGCCATTCTTCTCGGTCTGACCGCTACGCCCAAAACCGAAGTTTCCAGAAACACCTATGAATTCTTCGAACTCGAAAACGGCGTCCCCACCTATGCCTACGACTACGATACCGCCGTGTATCAGGATCACGTGCTGGTGCCGTACTACAACTATGAAGTCACGACAAAATTTCTCTCGGAGGGCATTACCTACGATGAGCTTTCCGACGATGACAGGGAACGCTATGAAGACGACTTTACCGAAGACGGCGTCATGCCGGACTTCGTGCCTTCACAGGCGCTGAACGACTTTGTCTTCAACCAGAAAACCGTGGACCTCGTGCTTCAGGACCTCATGGAGCGCGGCATAAAGGTGAACGGCGGCGAACGCATCGGCAAGACCATCATCTTCGCCCAGAACAAAAAGCACGCCGAGTTCATTCTGGAACGCTTCAACAAGCTTTATCCGCAGTATCACGGCACATGGGCCAGCCGCGTCATCTGCGACGACAGTTACGCCCAGACCGTCATCGACAACTTCAAGAAAGCCGACGAAACGCCGTATATCGTGGTTTCCGTGGACATGATGGACACGGGCATCGACGTGCCGGAATGTGTGAATCTGGTATTCTTTAAAAAAGTCCGCTCAAAAACCAAATTCTGGCAGATGATTGGACGCGGTACGCGCCTCTGCCCGGAACTCATCTGTACCGACCTCATAGAAGGCACGGAGTACACCAGCAAAAAACGCTTCCTCATCTTCGACTACTGCGGCAACTTCGAGTTCTTCCGACAGGTCAAAAACACCACGGAGGGAGAAGTTCCAGTCTCGCTTTCAGAAAATATTTTCAGAAAAGGCATCCGACTGATCGCGGCGTTTCAGGACGGATCGAAATCCGATGAAGTTTATCAGCTCTGGCGCAGGGAACTGACGGAATCCAGCCTCCGGCAGATTGCTGCCCTCAACACGGAGCTCTTTCATGTCCGGCTCGCCCTGAAGCATGTGGAGAAATTCAAAAAGCCGGAAGCGTTTGTCTGCCTTTCCGAACTGGATCAGCAGGAACTGACGGAACACATCGCCCCTCTGGTGCATTTCGATGATCCCGACGACATGGCCCTGCGCTTCGATAATTTCATCTACGGCTTCATCCTGAATGCGCTGGATGAAAGCCCACGCGTCAAGCACAATCTGGCTCAGCTCATCAAGACGGTCAGACTCCTTGAAAAAAAATCCTCCATCCCGCAGGTTGCGGAAAAGCTGTCGCTAATCCGGCAGATTGCCGACCCGGACTTCTGGAAGGAAATCGACATCTGTAAGCTGGAACATATCCGTCGGGAACTTCGCTCGCTTATCTGCTTTCTGGATGAAGGCAGCAAAAGAAAGGACATCATCACCATTTTGACCGACCCCGTGCTGCAATCGACCGAGGGCGCACCTCTGCCCTCCGACGATCCCTTTGAAAGTTACAGAATGAAGGTCAACCGCTACATTGAGGAGCACAAAAATTCCCTAGCCATTCATAACCTGACGCACAATATTCCCCTGACCAGAAAGGACTACGAGGAACTGGAACGCGTCTTTACGCAGGAGCTCGGCAGCAGAGAAGACTACCAAAAGACTTTCGGCGACACGCCCTTCGGCCTGCTGATACGCAAAATCGCCCAAATGGATCATGAGGCCGCTCTTGCCGCGTTCTCGGAATTCATCAACGACCAGTCGCTGAACTCCCGCCAGATAGCCTTCGTCCAGAAGGTCATCACGCATATCGAACAGAACGGCTATGTCGAAGATCTTTCCATCCTTGCAAAGCCGCCATTCGACAAGCCGGCAAAGCTTCTGGACTTCGACAAGCTCCAGCAGGAGAAACTGCTTGCCGTTATCCGGTCGGTACGGGATAATGCTCTGGTGATGTAGTATTCAGGAGATCCTATGCGAATTTATCGGATTATTATAGCCGTACTCTCGATTTTGATTGTCTCTGGGTGTATACCGAAACAGGAACAAAATTCTGCCGTCCCGTCTGTCTCCAATGATGACTACACAGAGCTTTCTTCTCATGAACGCTTGGAAGATGCCATATTCAAGTATGACCACAAGACTTTCCAAAAATTACTGGCAGAATCACCCGACGCAGATAAAAACAAGCTGTTAGCTCTTGCCGTTTTTGTCGGCGATATCGACATCATGAAAACTCTATTAAAAGCTGGCGCTGATCCTAACTATCATCCAGATGAAGGCAATATTGAGGCAAATCTGCTTTTTGTTCCCAGTCTTATTCACTCTACAGAGATACCAAAACTCCTTATTGATTCCGGAACTGACATACACTTCAGAACCAGTGATGGACTCACTGCCCTTCATGCTGCCGTAGAATTTCAGGATATTGAAAAAGCTGCTCTGCTTATTCAGCGTGGAATAAATGTTAATGCCCGCTCATTGAAAGGGAATACACCACTACATACGGCAACAGGGACAAGCTCAACACTCGGCTATATAGTTGATAAATTTGAACAAGAAGGTATTAAACTTTCGCAAAAAGATAAAAATGAACTGGAATTACATTTGAGAGCGACTCAGTTGGAAATGGTATCTCTGCTACTGGAAAAAGGTGCGAACCCCAACGCCGCCAACAAAGGTAAACTCACGCCTCTACATAATGCTGCTCGTCATGGACGATCGCAAGTTGTAAGAAAACTCATAACATATCATGCAAATGTAAATATTCTTGATGGCCAAGGCTGTACTCCCCTTGTTTGGGCTATAAAATCCGACAGTCTCGAAACTGTAGAAGTTCTACTTGCTAATGGCTCTGATATGAAAAAGATCACATCACCTTATTTCAGTCCTCTTCATATGTCTGCAGCAAAAGGTAATCTTGCGATTACTAAGGCTCTTATATCGCATGGAGCAACAATTAATCACCCTATCATGATAGATGATGGCGAGAGTAACATCACCCCCTTGCATGTAGCTGCGACAAACAATTTTCCTGAAATAGCCGACCTGCTCATCAAGAAAGGCGCCGATGTTACTGTTAAAACCTCAAAAGGCCAGACCGTTCTGGATATCATCAATGAACGCCCTGAAAGAATAAACAAATTCCAAAAAAGCGGTGTATTTTGGAAAATCAATGACGCTCTCTATAATGCCCTGTAAGTAGCAACATAACATCATTTTTCAAGCTAGGCTAAAAATCAGCTCTCCCTATTTGCTTATCTCTGACAGCTTACCTATCAGAGTAGCCAAAATTTCTCAGGCAACCATATAACCATAAGGCAGAAAGCGCTTCGCTTTCTGCCTTATTTTTTCTGGTGGGAATAGTGGTGGGAATAAAATTTAAAAAAAGAAAAAGCCCTTACGATTTTCACCGTAAGGGCTTGAATTTCTTGGTTGCGGGGAAAGGATTTGAACCAATGACCTTCGGGTTATGAGCCCGACGAGCTACCAAGCTGCTCCACCCCGCGTCGTGTTCGCTATATATAGACCGGAGCCTGGGGGCTGTCAACAGTTTTTTTTCGAGAATTTTAAATTTTTTTTAATTATTTTTATCCGTAAATAACCAATGGCTGACTTCCGGCTTCTTTTATGCTAAACTTTTCACCATCTCACCCATACAACAGGCTAACACTATGAAATTCTGGGAAATTTCCGATTCCTTCTGGGAAGTTGTCAAACCGCTCATTCCGGAAACCGTCCGTGATCCGGAAAAGGTTTATCAGCGCATCGCTGGCGGCGGACGCAAGCCGCTCGACTATCGCAAAGTCTTTTCGGCCATCGTCTATGTGCTGAAAACCGGCACCCAGTGGAAGTCTCTGCCCAAGGAATTCTACGGCAGCCCCAGCTCCATCCACGCCTACTTCAAAAAATGGGAAGCTCAGGGACTGTTCAGCGAGCTCTGGAAGAAAGGCCTTGCAGAATTTGAAGAAATGAAGGGCATTGCCTGGGAATGGACCCTCGACACCACCCGCAGCGCCAAAGCCGCCGCCGGACGCTCCGCCAAGCTCGAAGACGGCTCCGACGCCCCCGAAGAATGCCGCATCTGGAGACCCGTCATCAGCCGCAGAAGCAGGGAACGCGCCAAGGCGCTCTGCGACAAGGCCACCGCATTATTTACGGATACATTCAAATCTTGATTTAAACTATCAACACGTCCTATCGTTTACCGCATGGCTCAGGTCAGCCTGTCTTTTTTTCTCAGCGGCAGCAGGAGTTATGCGATGAACCGTTTCTTCTCCGGCGCTCGTCTTTGCGGAGCGCTCCTTGTTTCTCTCACCCTTCTCTTCCCGGTGTCCCGCGCGCAGGCGGAAGGGTTCGCCATCATGGAAAACAGCGCCCGCGGCATGGCGCTCGCCGGCGGCCTTATCGCCCGCGGCGGCGATCCTTCCACGCTCGCCTACAACCCTGCGGCCATGACGCTCCTCGACGGCACGCAGATGCAGGCCAACCTCGCCGTTTCCCAGTTCTACTGGGGCGTGGACACCAGAACCCTGTCGGGGCAGGATACCGGAAACTATCACAGCGCCCATCAGACCTGGCCCATTCCCTCCTTCTACATCACCCACCAGATCAACGACAATGTCTGGTTCGGTCTGGCTTCCTACACCCGCTTCGGCCTCGGCGTGAAGTATCCCAATGAATGGCCCGGCGGCGCCAACCTCCAGAGCGTGCAGCTCATCACCAATTCGCTCAATCCCAGCATCGCCTACAAGTTCAACGATCATCTCTCCCTCGCCGTGGGCGTGGAAATGATGACCGCTTCCATGCAGATGCGCAAAAATCTCAATCAGAATGCGCTGCTCCAGCAGGTTCCGCCCATGTTCGGCGAACCCGGCGACCTCAACCTGAACGGTCACGGCGTTTCCTTCGGCGGCAACGTGGCCCTGCATCTGAGACTCAACGATCAGTGGTCCATGGGCCTCACCTATCGCGCGCCCATGAGCCTCAAGGTCAGCGGCAAAACCCGCTACGACAATCAGCTCGGTCAGACGCCTCTCGCCAGCATGCTTCCCGCGATCAGCAAAATTCAGAATTCCCGTCTGCGCGGAACCCTGCATCTGCCCGATTCCATCGGCTTCGGCGTGGCCTACAACCCCACGGAAAATCTGAGCTTTGAAGCCGACGCCGTCTATACGCTCTGGAGCCGTTTCCGCGACTTCAACATCTACATGAAAGACCCGGTCAACATGTGGGAAAATTCCGACAGGCACTGGAGAAACAGCTGGACCCTCGGCATTTCCGGCGAATACAAGCCCGTGGACTGGATGGCCCTGCGCCTCGGCTTCATGTATGAAACCTCGCCCATGAACCTCGGCAACGCCGACTACATGGTTCCTTCCAACGGCCGCAACTACTACACCGCCGGCGTGGGCTTCTTCTACAAGAACTGGACCCTCGACCTCGCGTACATGTACATCCACAACCACGTGCTCGACTACTCGGATTCCGCGAGACTCCATACTCTCAGCGGCGTGGTGCCCGGACGCACCACCCATCCCCATGCGCACAACTTCGGCATCGGCATAGGCTACAAGTTCTAATTCGCCGCTGCATCATCAGCACGCGCTTTCCCCGAAAACGCGTCCCGCGCCTCATAAACGACAACCCCGGAGAAGCATCGTTTCTCCGGGGTTGCTGCTGTTAACTTCAATGGCTGCGGGCGCGACGCCCGCGCTTCTCTCTCGTGCGAAGATTCAGGCATGCGGAACGCACGCCGCCTGCCGGAAAACGCCCCGCCGTCAAATGAAAGGCGACGCTTTCCTCGCTTTTCCGCGCCGGACGTGCTTTTCTCTCATCTAGGCCTGGGCGGCCAGCTTTTCGGCAAAAGCCTTGAGTTTTTCGCCGTCGTAGAAGTTGACCATGCGCATCGGCACGGTAGCTACTTCTCCGACTTCCCCCTCATTCTTTATTTCCAGAAAAAGCAGCACCACGTCCCACGGCGCAAAAAGGCGCGAACCGTCGGGCATGTTCAGCCCTTCGCGCGCCAGCGCAAAGCAGAACGCCGAAAACTTTTCCGCGCCCGTGCGGTACAGGCCCGAAATCATGGCGCAGCGGCCGTCGTATTCCGCATATTTGTCCGCAAAGGAGCGGTACAGCTCTTCCATCTGCTCGTCCGTGTACGGCGGCTTCAGCTCCATGAGCGAATCACAGTACGGCTGGCAGTAGTCCCGGGCGCAGAACATGTCCGTCCACGGCTCGTTCCCCGTGGGGGAAGAATTCTGCACGAACTTCTCTTCCGCCATGCCGATGAAGGGCCGATAACTGTCCTTCTTGTCAAAAATGCTCTCGGGAAAGGCTTTTATCTCATAGCCCTCCCCTTCCTCACGCAGAAAAAGCCTCACCCGCTGCCCCGGCTTGAACGCGTCTTCCACGCCGTCCAGCGCCACGGCCTGCGCCATGAGCGGATACCGTCCCCACAAACTGCGCTGCA includes the following:
- a CDS encoding restriction endonuclease subunit S, with the translated sequence MAKLGDICRFQSGGTPSKNISSYYGGNIPWITTIALNGSTITENDAIAWITPTAISDTAAKIVPAQSILVGTRVGIGKVAINTIPISTNQDILALIDIDEKIWNKKYLIYAISAKKAYLNSVARGATIKGIKKEILENLEIKKISLLKQQKISDTLDKINNLYFIREQQLSKLDQLVKSRLVGKKTSLQMEVAA
- a CDS encoding restriction endonuclease subunit S; translation: MKSYKWREVLSIVNGKNQKYVENPNGTYPIYGSGGIIGYATDFLCPENSIILGRKGSINKPIFVKEKFWNVDTAFGIIPNKNILLPLFLYYFCIFFNFEKLNTTVTIPSLTKSNLFDITINIPDLKIQTKITNILSKIDIIIYQKTVQLSKLDTLVKSRFVEMFGDPVKNPLGWNTSPFLSMGYCKNGMNFHTGDSGIKMHCLGVGDFKDYSIIDGTDHLPTISLKETPPEESMLQDGDILFVRSNGNKALVGRSLVVYPHNTPTTYSGFCIRYRLTSFDVNITYLLCVLKTDSIRKKMIGRGANIQNINQQTLATLDIPTPPIDLQEKFAAFVEQVDKSKLAVKQSLEKLETLKKSLMQDYFG
- the xerA gene encoding site-specific tyrosine recombinase/integron integrase gives rise to the protein MKDQIIAEIERSMLLHLDNAQMEQLHFVLTSTLWNVSLLPVEKEQQVKHDPDNVELVSMFLSSKKVEGCSDKTIKYYNACLSKLFSLLPKQAFRITTEDLRQYLAEYQVNRSCSKTNIDNIRRILSSFFAWLEDECYILKSPVRRIHKIRTNKPIKETYSDEMLETMRDNCGNLRDLAIIDLLASTGMRVGELVRLNRADIDFENRECVVLGKGSKERPVYFDARTKIHLKNYLASRTDENPALFVSLLHPFKRLEISGVEIRLRQLGRRLNITRVHPHKFRRTLATRAIDKGMPIEQVQRLLGHTKIDTTMQYAMVDQQNVKQAHRRFIG
- a CDS encoding restriction endonuclease subunit S, yielding MTNKTSNRPIGGSSANLKSRFIEMFGDMLLNTKMWNKQPLESMADIVSGITKGRKIKGQSMIKVPYMAVSNVKDGYIDWTTVKTIEATEQEIEQYQLLPDDVLMTEGGDPDKLGRGAIIKETLENCIHQNHIFRVRLNESVILPVFFAEYLKHQKSKRYFIGCAKQTTGIASINMRQLKALPVLLPPLALQEQFAAFVEQVDKSKFLCRFTLKKFTAMMTHKRRCMYA
- a CDS encoding DEAD/DEAH box helicase family protein; the encoded protein is MPNFDFLNGRKEFSMFAASAIEAEKVFATSPVMCVIGCRKALELAVKWVYAVDKSIQAPYKDTLSSLIHEYTFKKQLPGLLFDKIKGIVTFGNIAVHTNKTVPSAFAVQALKSLFEFIQWVDYSYGNDYKIHTFDERLIPQMHVLLDMQKIREQESLLGEKNAEIERLQQQLASLADKYTEEKEHNRQSRTLTIEDLSEFKTRKIYIDAMLFSMNWKLEGPDSDVSQEYEVEGMADVPGQKGYADYVLWGRDHKPLAVVEAKKACKDPNTGRTQANLYADCLERRFGQRPVMFTTNGFDTFFWDDKGSTPRKVSCIFSRADLEKIIERRSSKLPLKSISISDDITNRYYQKAAIRAVCEEISCGVRKHLLVMATGTGKTRTAASLVDVLSRGHHITNVLFLADRTALVSQAKKDFKAYLPNMSLCNLCTNKDDASARIVFSTYPTIANAIDRSKRDDGDMLFSPARFDLIIIDESHRSIFKKYRAIFEYFDAILLGLTATPKTEVSRNTYEFFELENGVPTYAYDYDTAVYQDHVLVPYYNYEVTTKFLSEGITYDELSDDDRERYEDDFTEDGVMPDFVPSQALNDFVFNQKTVDLVLQDLMERGIKVNGGERIGKTIIFAQNKKHAEFILERFNKLYPQYHGTWASRVICDDSYAQTVIDNFKKADETPYIVVSVDMMDTGIDVPECVNLVFFKKVRSKTKFWQMIGRGTRLCPELICTDLIEGTEYTSKKRFLIFDYCGNFEFFRQVKNTTEGEVPVSLSENIFRKGIRLIAAFQDGSKSDEVYQLWRRELTESSLRQIAALNTELFHVRLALKHVEKFKKPEAFVCLSELDQQELTEHIAPLVHFDDPDDMALRFDNFIYGFILNALDESPRVKHNLAQLIKTVRLLEKKSSIPQVAEKLSLIRQIADPDFWKEIDICKLEHIRRELRSLICFLDEGSKRKDIITILTDPVLQSTEGAPLPSDDPFESYRMKVNRYIEEHKNSLAIHNLTHNIPLTRKDYEELERVFTQELGSREDYQKTFGDTPFGLLIRKIAQMDHEAALAAFSEFINDQSLNSRQIAFVQKVITHIEQNGYVEDLSILAKPPFDKPAKLLDFDKLQQEKLLAVIRSVRDNALVM
- a CDS encoding ankyrin repeat domain-containing protein; this encodes MRIYRIIIAVLSILIVSGCIPKQEQNSAVPSVSNDDYTELSSHERLEDAIFKYDHKTFQKLLAESPDADKNKLLALAVFVGDIDIMKTLLKAGADPNYHPDEGNIEANLLFVPSLIHSTEIPKLLIDSGTDIHFRTSDGLTALHAAVEFQDIEKAALLIQRGINVNARSLKGNTPLHTATGTSSTLGYIVDKFEQEGIKLSQKDKNELELHLRATQLEMVSLLLEKGANPNAANKGKLTPLHNAARHGRSQVVRKLITYHANVNILDGQGCTPLVWAIKSDSLETVEVLLANGSDMKKITSPYFSPLHMSAAKGNLAITKALISHGATINHPIMIDDGESNITPLHVAATNNFPEIADLLIKKGADVTVKTSKGQTVLDIINERPERINKFQKSGVFWKINDALYNAL
- a CDS encoding transposase, whose amino-acid sequence is MKFWEISDSFWEVVKPLIPETVRDPEKVYQRIAGGGRKPLDYRKVFSAIVYVLKTGTQWKSLPKEFYGSPSSIHAYFKKWEAQGLFSELWKKGLAEFEEMKGIAWEWTLDTTRSAKAAAGRSAKLEDGSDAPEECRIWRPVISRRSRERAKALCDKATALFTDTFKS
- a CDS encoding outer membrane protein transport protein codes for the protein MNRFFSGARLCGALLVSLTLLFPVSRAQAEGFAIMENSARGMALAGGLIARGGDPSTLAYNPAAMTLLDGTQMQANLAVSQFYWGVDTRTLSGQDTGNYHSAHQTWPIPSFYITHQINDNVWFGLASYTRFGLGVKYPNEWPGGANLQSVQLITNSLNPSIAYKFNDHLSLAVGVEMMTASMQMRKNLNQNALLQQVPPMFGEPGDLNLNGHGVSFGGNVALHLRLNDQWSMGLTYRAPMSLKVSGKTRYDNQLGQTPLASMLPAISKIQNSRLRGTLHLPDSIGFGVAYNPTENLSFEADAVYTLWSRFRDFNIYMKDPVNMWENSDRHWRNSWTLGISGEYKPVDWMALRLGFMYETSPMNLGNADYMVPSNGRNYYTAGVGFFYKNWTLDLAYMYIHNHVLDYSDSARLHTLSGVVPGRTTHPHAHNFGIGIGYKF